One Trichormus variabilis 0441 genomic window, CATTAACCGATGATGTGGTGGAGTTCATGGCCAAGCAGTTGCAAAAATTACCTGATGAGACTCAAAATATCCTGAAACTAGCAGCCTGTATTGGTAATCAATTTGACTTGAATACTCTGGCGATCGTTTCGGAGCAATTGCCGCAACAGGTGGCATCTGACTTGTGGAAAGGGTTACAGGAAGGATTAATTTTACCCATCAGTGAAACCTACAAGTTTTTTCAAGATAATAATTTAAATGATACCAATACTGATGGGATTAGCGTTACTTACAAATTCCTCCACGATCGCGTCCAGCAAGCTGCTTATTCCCTGATTCCCCAGGAAGAGAAACAGGTTGTGCATCTGACAATTGGTCGTCACTTATTGAACCATACATCAGCCGAACAATTAGAGGAGCAAATTTTTGATATCGTCAACCAATTGAATATCGGCTGTACGCTCATCAGTGATACCCTAGAGCAAGCAAGGCTGGTAGAGCTAAATTTAAGAGCAGGACGGAAAGCGATCGCCACTACTGCCTATGATACTGCCACCTATTGCTTAAAATATGCCTGTAATTTGCTGCCGACTGATAGCTGGCAAACTCAGTATGATTTGGCATTAGCTTGCTATAGTAGCGCGGCTGAAGCTGCTTATCTGAATACAGATTTGGTGCAGATGGAAACTTTGGCGGAAATTGTTTTGCAACAAGCGCGGAGTTTGTTAGATGCTGCCAAGGTGTATGAAATTAAAATCGATGCTTACACTAGCCTTGGTGAATTTAGCAAAGCTTTAACCACGGGTTTAAACTTTCTCCAATCTTTTGGGATTGAATTTCCCACTCAGCCTAATAAACAAGATTTTGCCGATTTTCTCCGGCAAACCCGACAGCAATTGGCAGGGCGTTCTCCAGATGAACTGTTAAACTTACCTGTGATGACTTCGCCCCAGTATCAAGCACTGCTGCGAATGTTAGTCCAGATTAGTGGAGCTACTTACTTAGCATCTCCAGCCCTGTATCCTTTGATTTGCTTTCAGCAGGTACAGCTATCAGTCGCCCACGGCAATATTCCCGCCTCCAGCTTTGGATATGTGGTTTATGGACTAATACTTTGTGGTGTAGTTGGTGATATCAAAACAGGTTATGAATTTGGTCAACTGGCTTTACAGTTAGTAGATAAATTCAATAATCAGGAATATGCTGCTAAAGTCTTATACATAACCAGCAAGTTTACTGTTCACTGGGTGAAAAATGCGGCGACAACTCTCCAGCCATTACAAGAAGCCTATACCCTGGGACTAAAAGTCGGCGCTCTTACTTATGCTGGCTATTCTGGTTATACCTACGCCTTTCATGCTTATTTTGTCGGTAAAGAACTTACAGCTTTAGAAACAGAATGTCAGGCTTACAGCATCGGCTTGGCAAACATCGAACAACAAGCATTCTTAGGCTACCTGCATATCGTCCACCAAACCGTTGCCAATCTCTTAGGAAAATGTGAAAACCCAACTAAATTAGTAGGCACAATTTTTGATGAAGGGGTAACTTTAGCAAATCTGGAAAAAGCCAACGACAAAACGGGGTTATGGCATTTCCATCTGTGCAAAGTAACTTTAACCTATTTATTCGAGTGCCATGATCAGACACTTGATCATTGCCAACAAGCAAAGCTGAATGCTGGCGGCGGTAGTGGGATGCTGAACGTGCCAATACTGTATTTTTATAGAGCTTTAGCCTGTTTCACTCAGTTATCGGCACATTCTCAGACAGATGAATTATGGGCATTAATTGCGGATGCTCAAGAAAAGCTGCAAAATTGGGCTATCTATGCACCCATGAATTGTCAGCACCGATATGATTTGATTTGTGCTGAAGAACAGCGTGTTTTAGGACATCCACAACAAGCCATAGATTTCTACGATCGCGCTATTTCTCTAGCCCAAGAAAATGGCTACATTGCAGAACAAGCGATCGCTAATGAACTTACTGCCAAATTCTACCTTGGTTGGGGCAAAGAAAAAATTGCTGCTGTCTATATGCAGGAAGCTTACTATTGCTATGCTCGTTGGGGAGCGAAAGCTAAAACTAATCACCTAGAACATCGCTATCCCCATTTGCTGCGTCCGATTCTTCAGTCAGTTTCCCAACCCTTGAACGTGTGGGAAAGCTTGACAAGCACAATTACACCAGATATTTCCCTTCATACCTCACACTCTAGCTTGGGTAATAGCACAAACATCAATAACGCTATCGATATTGCAAGTATGATCAAGGCTTCTCAAAGTCTATCTGCTACTCTGCAACTCGATGAGTTACTACATCAACTCACCCATATTATTCTCCAAAACTCCGGGGGCGATCGCTGTGCTTTAATCTGTCCTAATTCCGAGGGTGAATGGCAAGTTGTCGCTATAGCTACACCCGAAACCACACAACTTTGTTCAGAACTACTCGATGGTAATCCGAATCTACCTGTGAAATTGATTCAGTATGTCAAAAACACGCAACAAATCGTGATGATTGACAATCTCAAAACGGATTTACCTGTTACAGATGAATATCTGATTCGTCAACAACCAAAGAGTTTGTTATGCTTGCCAATTATTAGCCACGGGCAATTAATTGGGATTGTATCTTTAAAAAATCGCTCCACCAGTGGAGTATTTACTAGCGATCGCATTTTCTTGCTTAACTTTCTCTGCACTCAGGCGGCTATCTCTTTAGAAAATGCCCGACTTTATCAAAAAGCACAAACCTACGCCCAAAAACTAGAACAATCACAACTGCAAATAGTCCAGAGTGAAAAAATGGCTTCCTTGGGTAACTTAGTCGCCGGTGTCGCCCACGAAATCAACAACCCCATCGGCTTTCTTAATGGCAGTATTAGCAATGCCCAAGAATATGTCCAGGATTTACTCGACTATATCGCCCTATATCAACAATATCATCCCAAAGCCGCCGCACCTGTCAAGACAAAGGCAAAAAACATTGATTTAGAATATCTCTGTGAGGATTTACCAAAGTTGCTTAATTCTATGCAGGGTGCAAGCGATCGCATTCAATCTATCAGTACCAGCCTGCGTACCTTTTCTCGTGCTGATAGTGAGTATAAAGTCATGGCTAACCTGCACGAAGGCATTGACAGCACACTGTTAATCTTGAAATATCGCCTCAAAGCTAATGAGTATCGCCCTGCAATTCCAGTAATTACGGAATACAGTGAGTTACCAGCTATTAAATGTTTCCCAGGGCAATTAAATCAAGTATTTATGAACATCCTGGCTAATGCCATTGATATGTTTGATGAGATGGCAAAATCTCAATCTTATAAAGAAATAGAAGCCCATCCTCAAAAAATCACGATTCGCACAACAATGGAGGCAAATCAAGTTATCATCTCGATTGCAGATAATGGTAAGGGTATGAGCGAAGATGTGAAAGTGAGAATCTTCGACCATTTATTTACTACTAAAGGTGTGGGCAAAGGTACAGGTTTAGGATTGGCGATCGCTCGGCAAATTGTGGTAGAAAAACATGGCGGTAGCTTAGAAGTACAATCTCAATTAGGTAAAGGCAGTGATTTTTGCATTCAACTGCCATTGTTGTAAATTTACTGAGCATCATCAGTTTCAGGTAAGGCAACTGACCCTATCAAGTCAACCTCGATTCTCCTGGAAGAAGCTACAAATCCCCAAGCTGGATTCAGGCGGATGTATTCTGAATTCTTCTTCGGTAATAGACAAAGTTAGAGTTAGCCAAATGATGGGCATACTAAGGGCTAAATATCCTATGCAGTTTAGCCCTGTAAGATGAGGTCGTTGTCCATGAGTGCAACCGTAGATACAACTGTTTTACTGTCTGGATATCAGTTGATTGAGCAGCTTTATCACGGCTCTAAAACCCTTGTTTATCGTGGAATACGGCGAAAGGAAAGTGTAGCGCAACCTGTGGTGATTAAGCTGTTGCAACGCGATTATCCTAGCTTTAGTGAACTATTACAATTTCGCAATCAATACACCATCACCAAAAATTTAAATATTCCTGGTGTTGTCCGCCCTAGTTCTCTAGAACCCTATGGCAACAGCTACGCTTTGGTCATGGAAGATTTTGGTGGGGTATCATTGGGAACATATAGTCAAACCCACTCTTTGTCTTTGGTGGATGTATTAGCGATCGCCATTCAACTGGCAAATATTCTACATGATCTCTATCAAAATCGTGTCATCCACAAAGATATCAAACCCGCTAATCTGCTAATTCATCCTGATACTAAAAAAATTCAGCTCATCGATTTTAGTATTGCTTCACTACTACCCAAGGAAACCGAAGCCGTTAAACACCCGAAGGTTTTAGAAGGGACACTCCCCTATCTCGCACCAGAACAAACTGGAAGGATGAACCGGGGGATAGATTATCGTAGCGATTTTTATGCTTTCGGTGTGA contains:
- a CDS encoding ATP-binding sensor histidine kinase — protein: MSATVDTTVLLSGYQLIEQLYHGSKTLVYRGIRRKESVAQPVVIKLLQRDYPSFSELLQFRNQYTIAKNLNIPGVVRPTSLEPYGNSYALVMEDFGGVSLGTYSQTHSLSLVDVLAIALQLADILHELYQHRVIHKDIKPANILIHPESQQVKLIDFSIASLLPKENEEIKHPNVLEGTLAYIAPEQTGRMNRGVDYRTDFYSLGVTLFELLTGQLPFAGNDPLELVHCHIAKPAPRIDEINSEIPEAIAQIVAKLMSKNAEDRYQSALGLKHDLAICLEQLNQTGQIEQFIIGQRDICDRFTIPEKLYGRETEVQTLLDAFARVSNGTSELLLVAGFSGIGKTAVVNEVHKPIVRQRGYFIKGKFDQYNRNIPFSAFVQAFRDLMGQLLSESDIQLKAWKASILEALGDHAHVIIDVIPELECILGIQPPVAELSGTAAQNRFNLLFQKFTQVFTTKEHPLVMFLDDLQWADSASLKLMQLLMSEREQGYLLLIGAYRDNEVFPGHPLMLTLNEVSKVGATINRITLASLSRTSLNQLVADMLKCAEVLAQPLAGLVYQKTQGNPFFATQFLKTLHQEQFITFNIQAGHWQCDITQIRKAALTDDVVEFMAKQLQKLPDETQNILKLAACIGNQFDLNTLAIVSEQLPQQVASDLWKGLQEGLILPISETYKFFQDNNLNDTNTDGISVTYKFLHDRVQQAAYSLIPQEEKQVVHLTIGRHLLNHTSAEQLEEQIFDIVNQLNIGCTLISDTLEQARLVELNLRAGRKAIATTAYDTATYCLKYACNLLPTDSWQTQYDLALACYSSAAEAAYLNTDLVQMETLAEIVLQQARSLLDAAKVYEIKIDAYTSLGEFSKALTTGLNFLQSFGIEFPTQPNKQDFADFLRQTRQQLAGRSPDELLNLPVMTSPQYQALLRMLVQISGATYLASPALYPLICFQQVQLSVAHGNIPASSFGYVVYGLILCGVVGDIKTGYEFGQLALQLVDKFNNQEYAAKVLYITSKFTVHWVKNAATTLQPLQEAYTLGLKVGALTYAGYSGYTYAFHAYFVGKELTALETECQAYSIGLANIEQQAFLGYLHIVHQTVANLLGKCENPTKLVGTIFDEGVTLANLEKANDKTGLWHFHLCKVTLTYLFECHDQTLDHCQQAKLNAGGGSGMLNVPILYFYRALACFTQLSAHSQTDELWALIADAQEKLQNWAIYAPMNCQHRYDLICAEEQRVLGHPQQAIDFYDRAISLAQENGYIAEQAIANELTAKFYLGWGKEKIAAVYMQEAYYCYARWGAKAKTNHLEHRYPHLLRPILQSVSQPLNVWESLTSTITPDISLHTSHSSLGNSTNINNAIDIASMIKASQSLSATLQLDELLHQLTHIILQNSGGDRCALICPNSEGEWQVVAIATPETTQLCSELLDGNPNLPVKLIQYVKNTQQIVMIDNLKTDLPVTDEYLIRQQPKSLLCLPIISHGQLIGIVSLKNRSTSGVFTSDRIFLLNFLCTQAAISLENARLYQKAQTYAQKLEQSQLQIVQSEKMASLGNLVAGVAHEINNPIGFLNGSISNAQEYVQDLLDYIALYQQYHPKAAAPVKTKAKNIDLEYLCEDLPKLLNSMQGASDRIQSISTSLRTFSRADSEYKVMANLHEGIDSTLLILKYRLKANEYRPAIPVITEYSELPAIKCFPGQLNQVFMNILANAIDMFDEMAKSQSYKEIEAHPQKITIRTTMEANQVIISIADNGKGMSEDVKVRIFDHLFTTKGVGKGTGLGLAIARQIVVEKHGGSLEVQSQLGKGSDFCIQLPLL